In the Streptomyces sp. cg36 genome, one interval contains:
- a CDS encoding LamG-like jellyroll fold domain-containing protein: MRPRPPARPSPRRRASHVRRRQRRIAMFLLTTLALMLTTQQAMADDAHLTRISLPGLSSLTSWFKDPHWGSLPKQQGGTAAGHGHHASAAATKANKGKGRKPGKGHGELDAYHPYAKATKGGKSRSAQGFNARTSHRNPGKSSRTATVFDNADGTTTRQVALTPVNYRDDKGDWQPIDVDVRAGPDHRWHESANSLDVDFAAKGADSALASFATDGSHALSYGLKGAAAVTGTAHGSKVSYPNVLPDTDLELAPTATGLKEAIVLHSAKAGNTWTFPLDLKGLTARQAEDGSIGLLDSAGRTVERIPSAYAYDAKVDPRSGDPATTHAVGYQLVRDGKGTALKVTLDPRWLHDRARVFPVTVDPTVTDGWTTTYAESGAPGDHSSEQTVKVGSYDSGPHSAASYVNHWYNTWDGTHATVTSATLHLFDTWASTCTPERFDVALVTKAWTPTSVTGYPGPSYGASIGNATPSVPKACANTGADRTVGDWVDVPLSTTALQGWFNGTTPDYGLAVYAATNDALHWKQFGSFNDPALGPYMSVTYTGNAAPQIYQQYPNNNAVVGTTTPELTAWAGDDVTTTPQYDFQVYDNTNTKVADSGLIANGDWTVPAGKLKWGQTYYWTVQGYDGSLYTPAADWYALQIQVPQPVITSGLSQNSSDHGFDASSGNYTTTDTDASISTVGPSLDVVRDYNSRDPRWTGSFGAGWSAILDTRATEQYGASGAVTGAVVSYPNGSQVGFGKNGDGSFSAGSGRFATFKSVTGGYSLTDKDDTVYAFTQALGSGGYGLTSVTDANGRSLTLTWSGGHVSKMASAVSGRALNVTWSTPSGALAAHVATVVTDPVVAGNQSTALTWTYGYTGDQLVSVCPPSSTTACTKYTYAAGSQYQNASLDLGPRAMWPLSDASGTVAKDAVLGNENTLDATYKNVTLGQAGPPNGGTAAGFNGTSSAVALPNDTGNNTDSGALSLWFKTSAGPGVLYSYASQPIDAGNAAGYYTPSLYVGGDGKLNAEFWYSGGIAPLTTSASVADGKWHHVVLSAAGNSQTLFLDNAKVGSLSGTVSIKSGTAFGKNQPFNYLGTGFLGGNWPDQPHQSSTSKTGYATYFNGSIAGAAWYDRPLVAADVDALYSYGTHTASLLSSITRPSGKTYAAMAYDPGSAALTQLTDENGGVWKLGAPTVTGSSQTYRGAVLGGAPATYFRLGEAAGAGGAADETRGGTGTYSNVTLGATGPFADQKAAAFNGTSSWVRVPDVQTGSTAASAELWFATTHGGAILLNAQNGPIGGTVTSTTPQLWIGTDNKLYGGFYTTSGSVQMGTTGTVTDGKWHHALLSATGTGQTLYLDGTQAASKTGTAALTTGGRTTDYLGGATTGSGWAGLPYPATVYFNGSLAEAATYRTALTAQDAAAHFQAAKNSTGLLPVSTVKVTSPADATLTYQYDVNHNNRTLTETDGLGNTTSFGYDTGGFEHTVTNPNGATTVTGHDVRGNTVSTTTCQNQAANACSTEYFSYFPDDTTAQLTTADPRNDILLTRRDGRSASETDNTYLTSFGYDSAGNQTTITGPAVAGFPGGRTTTTVFSDGTATYPAADGGNVPKGLPVKTVSPGGAVNSVAYLKNGDVASTTDAVGLVTSYTYDGVGQVLTKKVVSDTYPAGLTTSYTYDADGQVVQEKDPQLTDRVTGAAHAAVSSTGYDVDGNVTSQSVADASGGDSTRTETQTYDAYDHLATKKDANANAGAPNGNTVTYTYDSQGNKTKEVSSAGTETRYTYDDNGQLLTQGVMYGGDPADPQTPSLLTESSRAYDPAGRLASVTDAMGATTSYTYTDNGLTATVTKKSADGSSSTVLQSNTYDAAGNVVSTASDNGETVVNNTVDAASRNTSTTVDPTGVNRVTSVSYTPDDEVATENSHDASGWDRTITHAYDAMGNKIAETLYGDAAGHPSGWWKLDQSSGSTVTDASGSGNTGAATGVTWDGSAANFAGNGGQQIATNGPVLDTAASYTVSAWVNMASLPTHNATVVAQTGTTNSAFMLQYNYAHTNAPLWSMEQTSTDAAGTSFPAAYSTAKPVAGTWTHVVGVYNATNGAVQVYVNGTLSGSATNSAPWSAHGPLVIGGAKYAGTLGDALPGGVANVQVYQRAFSSADVTSLYGKGRTGGTAASSDEQKTTYTYDKRGLRTSMTDANQNTTTYAHDEAGNLAVTTAPAVQAEADGTGPVTVRPVTTSGFNTFGEAVEEQGPNGDVTTTAYDAGGNKVSETLPRYTPAGESAPVTAPATWTYDSEGNQTSATTPGGRTTSYLYDQLGRVTRVTRPDGATTRSTYDNAGDPLSVTDGTGASTQATYDYLGRQLTSTTLERFPSTRTLTSTNSYAVTSGNPYGTHVSSTTTPGGVTTSYGYDRAGETTSVTDASGNTTRYTYDFQGNPQKTILPDNTWTETDYNAEGQPTYNKQYDASDTLLAQSSVSYDAVGNAVASTDANGHTSRFTYDAAGTVTQEVQPVSATESITTSFGYDQAGHRTRFTDGRGNSWRYTYTPWGQQEKVTEPSTAQYTSAADTTTTYGYDADGRMVKAVKPGGTSTSLTYDKNDRVLTMDGQGADAATASRSFSYDKSGRVLTADTAEAGITGNADHQSATHEAFGYDDRGDLLSASGSAGASSFTYNADSAPLTRTDAAGTTTYGYDTAGRLSTLDDAATGNRLTYTYGKLNELSQIKYGATGQTRTFGYDSAHRLTSDTLMQGATGLASVGYGYDKNGNLTSKATTGVPGAANHTYTYDWANRLTSWNNGSTTTAYGYDASGNRTRVGADVYTYDARDQLTSDGNHSYSYSARGTMTQQAGSDGTVAFTTDAFGAQITAGTHAYNLDAAGRNITDTDSATQGSRTFQYSGASNTIASDGNYTYTYDPSGGVVGIGNGSSGSALALTDQHDDVIGTFTAGATALSGSASYDPLGKGVGTNTVLGHLGFQSGWTEPGSGDVGTASRWYNPATGQFRNKDSISLNPVPNSVSANPFAYVNDNPLAGTDQSGNCSWYDVVCGAKKVVHKAAAVVHQVAAPIYHAAVQVVHQVVQVAKHVAKKVVHTVRDVYRSTVRVVRRVYHYAVRKVKRVYHAAVHAVHTAYHKVTKTVKRVVTAVKKTAKAAVHTVAKAARTAYHATVTAAKSTATFVKNHAAAITSFVVSTAVFMGCEAVTAGVGSIGCAAVAGAVGSLVTQGFACAQKGGDQCSLGAFAGSAVEGAASGALGGVLGKIGGSLLAKAAPKAMKAVGGLFGKGAAAEETAARDATETAASRAEAEGAGGRSESAASCTRPHSFTGNTKVLMANGSTKAIDRIKVGDTVANAVPGASATESHKVTAVIVTKTDHDFVDVTVKAAKRGATVKKAVRRAALGLAASAAVLGALTAAPQKAQAAEVTAKGDHLTTTFHHPFYDATQSAFVEAKDLHEGDTLQTPTGTAEVTGVRLYHANTTTYDLTIGSLHTYFVEAGDTPVLVHNCNIGQDEAHGIIDKITDPLKAHRQKVLADAAKHGVEPPTTVSIAFDRAAGEGSEITGVGFRGEAATMGGRHGLDHEITEHMPKSSLEPWPDVEGCAEIGACTGAFDAGASARPNLAFLTVNTKTGAPMPFCKNCAATFHDAVDLFKHLRPGDAF, translated from the coding sequence GTGCGTCCACGTCCACCCGCCCGTCCCTCCCCGAGAAGACGGGCCTCGCACGTCCGCCGCAGACAGCGGCGGATCGCGATGTTCCTGCTCACCACCCTCGCGCTGATGCTGACCACGCAGCAGGCCATGGCCGACGACGCGCACCTGACCCGGATATCCCTGCCGGGCCTCAGCTCGCTCACCTCCTGGTTCAAGGACCCGCACTGGGGCTCGCTCCCCAAGCAGCAGGGCGGCACCGCCGCCGGGCACGGCCACCACGCCAGTGCCGCCGCCACCAAGGCGAACAAGGGCAAGGGCCGCAAGCCGGGCAAGGGCCACGGTGAGCTCGACGCCTACCACCCGTACGCGAAGGCCACCAAGGGCGGCAAGAGCCGCTCGGCCCAGGGCTTCAACGCCCGGACCAGCCACCGCAACCCGGGCAAGTCCTCCCGTACCGCCACGGTCTTCGACAACGCGGACGGCACGACGACCCGCCAGGTCGCCCTCACCCCGGTGAACTACCGGGACGACAAGGGCGACTGGCAGCCGATCGACGTGGACGTCAGAGCGGGCCCCGACCACCGCTGGCACGAGAGCGCCAACTCGCTCGACGTGGACTTCGCCGCCAAGGGCGCCGACTCCGCGCTGGCCTCCTTCGCCACCGACGGCTCGCACGCCCTCAGCTACGGCCTGAAGGGCGCCGCCGCCGTCACCGGCACGGCGCACGGCTCCAAGGTCAGCTACCCGAACGTGCTCCCCGACACCGACCTGGAGCTCGCGCCCACCGCGACCGGGCTCAAGGAAGCGATCGTCCTGCACTCCGCGAAGGCCGGGAACACCTGGACCTTCCCCCTCGACCTCAAGGGCCTGACCGCCCGGCAGGCCGAGGACGGCTCCATCGGCCTGCTGGACTCGGCGGGCCGGACCGTCGAGCGCATCCCTTCCGCGTACGCCTACGACGCGAAGGTCGATCCGCGCTCCGGTGACCCCGCCACCACGCACGCCGTCGGCTACCAGCTGGTCCGCGACGGCAAGGGCACCGCGCTGAAGGTCACCCTCGACCCGCGCTGGCTCCACGACCGCGCCCGGGTCTTCCCGGTCACCGTCGACCCGACCGTCACCGACGGCTGGACCACCACGTACGCGGAGTCGGGCGCCCCCGGCGACCACTCCTCCGAGCAGACCGTCAAGGTCGGCTCCTACGACTCCGGCCCGCACTCGGCGGCCTCGTACGTCAACCACTGGTACAACACGTGGGACGGCACCCACGCCACGGTCACCTCGGCGACCCTGCACCTCTTCGACACCTGGGCCTCCACCTGCACGCCCGAGCGGTTCGACGTCGCCCTGGTCACCAAGGCGTGGACGCCCACCTCGGTCACCGGCTACCCGGGCCCGTCCTACGGCGCCTCCATCGGCAACGCCACCCCCAGCGTGCCCAAGGCGTGCGCCAACACCGGCGCCGACCGGACCGTGGGCGACTGGGTCGACGTGCCGCTGAGCACCACCGCGCTCCAGGGCTGGTTCAACGGCACCACCCCGGACTACGGCCTCGCGGTCTACGCGGCCACCAACGACGCCCTGCACTGGAAGCAGTTCGGCTCGTTCAACGACCCGGCGCTCGGCCCGTACATGTCGGTCACCTACACCGGCAACGCGGCCCCGCAGATCTACCAGCAGTACCCGAACAACAACGCGGTCGTCGGCACCACCACGCCCGAGCTGACCGCCTGGGCCGGTGACGACGTCACCACCACGCCGCAGTACGACTTCCAGGTCTACGACAACACCAACACCAAGGTCGCCGACTCCGGCCTGATCGCGAACGGCGACTGGACCGTCCCGGCGGGCAAGCTCAAGTGGGGCCAGACCTACTACTGGACGGTCCAGGGCTACGACGGCTCGCTCTACACCCCGGCCGCCGACTGGTACGCGCTGCAGATCCAGGTCCCCCAGCCGGTGATCACCTCGGGCCTGTCGCAGAACAGCAGCGACCACGGCTTCGACGCCTCCAGCGGCAACTACACCACCACCGACACCGACGCCTCCATATCCACCGTCGGACCCAGCCTCGACGTGGTGCGCGACTACAACTCCCGCGACCCGCGCTGGACCGGCTCCTTCGGCGCCGGCTGGTCGGCCATCCTCGACACCCGCGCCACCGAGCAGTACGGCGCCTCCGGCGCGGTGACCGGCGCGGTCGTGTCCTACCCGAACGGTTCGCAGGTCGGCTTCGGCAAGAACGGCGACGGCAGCTTCTCCGCCGGCTCCGGCCGCTTCGCCACCTTCAAGTCGGTCACCGGCGGCTACTCGCTGACCGACAAGGACGACACCGTCTACGCCTTCACCCAGGCGCTGGGCTCCGGCGGCTACGGCCTCACCTCGGTGACCGACGCCAACGGCCGGTCCCTCACCCTCACCTGGAGCGGCGGCCACGTCAGCAAGATGGCCTCGGCCGTCTCGGGGCGCGCCCTGAACGTCACCTGGTCCACCCCGTCCGGCGCGCTGGCCGCGCACGTGGCGACCGTGGTCACCGACCCGGTGGTCGCGGGCAACCAGTCCACCGCGCTGACCTGGACCTACGGCTACACCGGCGACCAGCTCGTCTCGGTCTGCCCGCCGTCCTCCACCACCGCGTGCACCAAGTACACCTACGCGGCGGGCTCGCAGTACCAGAACGCCTCGCTCGACCTCGGCCCGCGCGCCATGTGGCCGCTGTCGGACGCCTCCGGCACGGTCGCCAAGGACGCGGTCCTCGGCAACGAGAACACCCTCGACGCCACCTACAAGAACGTCACCCTCGGCCAGGCGGGCCCGCCGAACGGCGGCACCGCGGCCGGGTTCAACGGCACCTCCTCCGCGGTGGCGCTGCCCAACGACACCGGCAACAACACCGACTCGGGCGCCCTGTCGCTCTGGTTCAAGACGTCGGCCGGGCCGGGCGTGCTCTACTCGTACGCCTCCCAGCCCATCGACGCGGGCAACGCGGCGGGCTACTACACCCCGTCGCTCTACGTCGGCGGCGACGGCAAGCTGAACGCCGAGTTCTGGTACAGCGGCGGCATCGCCCCGCTCACCACCTCCGCGTCGGTCGCCGACGGCAAGTGGCACCACGTGGTGCTCTCCGCCGCGGGCAACTCGCAGACGCTCTTCCTCGACAACGCCAAGGTCGGCTCGCTCTCGGGCACCGTCTCCATCAAGAGCGGCACCGCCTTCGGCAAGAACCAGCCGTTCAACTACCTCGGCACCGGCTTCCTGGGCGGCAACTGGCCCGACCAGCCGCACCAGAGCAGCACCAGCAAGACCGGCTACGCCACCTACTTCAACGGCTCCATCGCGGGCGCCGCCTGGTACGACCGCCCGCTGGTGGCCGCCGACGTCGACGCGCTCTACAGCTACGGCACCCACACCGCCAGCCTGCTGTCGTCCATCACCCGCCCGTCCGGCAAGACGTACGCGGCGATGGCCTACGACCCGGGCAGCGCGGCGCTCACCCAGCTCACCGACGAGAACGGCGGCGTCTGGAAGCTCGGCGCCCCCACGGTCACCGGCTCCAGCCAGACCTACCGGGGCGCGGTCCTCGGCGGCGCGCCCGCCACCTACTTCCGCCTCGGCGAGGCGGCCGGGGCGGGCGGCGCGGCCGACGAGACGCGCGGCGGCACCGGCACCTACAGCAACGTGACGCTGGGGGCCACCGGTCCCTTCGCCGACCAGAAGGCGGCGGCGTTCAACGGCACCAGCTCCTGGGTGCGGGTCCCGGACGTCCAGACCGGCAGCACCGCCGCCTCGGCCGAGCTGTGGTTCGCCACCACGCACGGCGGCGCGATCCTGCTGAACGCGCAGAACGGGCCGATCGGCGGCACGGTCACCTCGACCACCCCGCAGCTGTGGATCGGCACCGACAACAAGCTGTACGGCGGCTTCTACACCACCTCCGGCTCCGTCCAGATGGGCACCACCGGCACGGTCACCGACGGAAAGTGGCACCACGCGCTGCTCTCCGCGACCGGCACCGGCCAGACCCTCTACCTGGACGGCACCCAGGCGGCGAGCAAGACCGGCACGGCGGCGCTGACCACCGGCGGACGCACCACCGACTACCTCGGCGGCGCCACCACCGGCTCCGGCTGGGCCGGACTGCCCTACCCGGCGACCGTGTACTTCAACGGCTCGCTGGCGGAGGCCGCCACCTACCGCACGGCGCTCACCGCGCAGGACGCGGCGGCGCACTTCCAGGCCGCCAAGAACTCCACGGGCCTGCTGCCGGTGTCGACCGTCAAGGTCACCTCGCCGGCCGACGCCACCCTCACCTACCAGTACGACGTCAACCACAACAACCGCACGCTGACCGAGACCGACGGGCTGGGCAACACCACCAGCTTCGGCTACGACACCGGCGGCTTCGAGCACACCGTCACCAACCCCAACGGGGCGACGACGGTCACCGGCCACGACGTCCGCGGCAACACGGTCTCCACGACCACCTGCCAGAACCAGGCGGCCAACGCCTGCTCCACGGAGTACTTCAGCTACTTCCCGGACGACACCACCGCGCAGCTCACCACCGCCGACCCGCGCAACGACATCCTGCTGACCCGCCGCGACGGGCGCTCCGCCTCGGAGACGGACAACACGTATCTGACCTCGTTCGGCTACGACAGCGCGGGCAACCAGACCACCATCACCGGTCCGGCCGTGGCGGGCTTCCCGGGCGGGCGCACCACCACGACCGTCTTCAGTGACGGCACCGCCACCTACCCGGCGGCCGACGGCGGCAACGTGCCCAAGGGCCTGCCGGTGAAGACCGTCAGCCCCGGTGGCGCGGTCAACTCCGTGGCGTACCTGAAGAACGGCGACGTGGCCTCGACCACCGACGCCGTCGGCCTCGTCACCTCGTACACCTACGACGGGGTCGGCCAGGTCCTCACCAAGAAGGTCGTCTCCGACACCTACCCGGCCGGGCTCACCACGTCGTACACGTACGACGCGGACGGCCAGGTCGTGCAGGAGAAGGACCCGCAGCTCACCGACCGGGTCACCGGCGCGGCGCACGCGGCGGTCTCCAGCACCGGGTACGACGTCGACGGCAACGTCACCTCGCAGTCCGTCGCGGACGCGAGCGGCGGCGACTCCACACGCACCGAGACGCAGACCTACGACGCCTACGACCACCTCGCCACCAAGAAGGACGCCAACGCCAACGCGGGCGCGCCCAACGGCAACACGGTCACCTACACCTACGACAGCCAGGGCAACAAGACCAAGGAGGTCTCCTCGGCGGGCACCGAGACCCGCTACACCTACGACGACAACGGGCAGCTGCTGACCCAGGGCGTCATGTACGGCGGCGACCCGGCCGACCCGCAGACGCCGTCGCTGCTCACCGAGTCCTCCCGGGCCTACGACCCGGCGGGCCGCCTCGCGTCGGTCACCGACGCCATGGGCGCGACCACGTCGTACACCTACACCGACAACGGCCTGACGGCCACCGTCACCAAGAAGAGCGCGGACGGCAGCAGCTCCACCGTGCTCCAGTCCAACACCTACGACGCCGCCGGCAACGTGGTCTCCACGGCCAGCGACAACGGCGAGACCGTCGTCAACAACACGGTGGACGCGGCCTCCCGCAACACCTCCACCACCGTGGACCCGACCGGCGTCAACCGCGTCACCAGCGTGTCCTACACGCCGGACGACGAGGTCGCCACCGAGAACAGCCACGACGCCTCGGGCTGGGACCGCACGATCACCCACGCGTACGACGCGATGGGCAACAAGATCGCCGAGACGCTCTACGGGGACGCCGCCGGGCACCCCAGCGGCTGGTGGAAGCTGGACCAGTCGTCCGGCTCGACCGTGACCGACGCCTCCGGCTCCGGCAACACCGGCGCCGCGACCGGCGTGACGTGGGACGGCTCCGCCGCGAACTTCGCGGGCAACGGGGGCCAGCAGATCGCCACCAACGGCCCGGTGCTCGACACCGCGGCCTCCTACACGGTCTCCGCGTGGGTGAACATGGCGTCCCTGCCGACCCACAACGCCACGGTGGTGGCCCAGACCGGCACCACCAACAGCGCGTTCATGCTCCAGTACAACTACGCGCACACCAACGCGCCGCTGTGGTCCATGGAGCAGACCAGCACCGACGCGGCGGGCACCTCGTTCCCGGCCGCCTACTCCACCGCCAAGCCCGTCGCGGGCACCTGGACCCATGTCGTCGGCGTCTACAACGCCACCAACGGCGCGGTGCAGGTGTACGTCAACGGCACGCTCTCCGGCAGCGCCACCAACAGCGCGCCCTGGAGCGCGCACGGCCCGCTGGTCATCGGCGGCGCCAAGTACGCGGGCACCCTGGGCGACGCACTGCCCGGCGGGGTCGCCAACGTGCAGGTCTACCAGCGCGCGTTCAGCTCCGCCGACGTCACCTCGCTGTACGGCAAGGGGCGCACCGGCGGCACCGCCGCCTCCTCGGACGAGCAGAAGACCACGTACACCTACGACAAGCGCGGTCTGCGCACGTCCATGACGGACGCCAACCAGAACACCACCACCTACGCCCACGACGAGGCCGGGAACCTGGCGGTCACCACCGCCCCGGCGGTCCAGGCGGAGGCGGACGGCACCGGCCCGGTGACCGTGCGGCCCGTCACCACCAGCGGGTTCAACACCTTCGGCGAAGCCGTCGAGGAGCAGGGCCCGAACGGCGACGTGACCACCACGGCCTACGACGCCGGCGGCAACAAGGTCTCCGAGACCCTGCCGCGGTACACCCCGGCCGGGGAGAGCGCGCCGGTCACCGCCCCCGCCACCTGGACGTACGACAGCGAGGGCAACCAGACGTCGGCGACCACCCCGGGCGGGCGCACCACCAGCTACCTCTACGACCAGCTGGGCCGCGTCACCCGGGTCACCCGGCCCGACGGCGCGACCACGCGCAGCACCTACGACAACGCCGGCGACCCCCTCTCGGTGACCGACGGCACCGGTGCCAGCACCCAGGCGACCTATGACTACCTGGGCCGCCAGCTCACCTCGACCACCCTGGAGCGCTTCCCGTCCACCCGGACGCTGACCAGCACCAACTCCTACGCGGTCACCTCCGGCAACCCGTACGGCACGCACGTGTCGTCGACCACCACGCCGGGCGGGGTCACCACCTCGTACGGCTACGACCGCGCGGGCGAGACCACCTCGGTCACCGACGCGTCGGGCAACACCACCCGGTACACCTACGACTTCCAGGGCAACCCCCAGAAGACGATCCTGCCGGACAACACCTGGACGGAGACCGACTACAACGCGGAGGGGCAGCCGACGTACAACAAGCAGTACGACGCGTCGGACACCCTGCTCGCCCAGTCCTCGGTCAGCTACGACGCGGTGGGCAACGCGGTCGCCTCGACCGACGCCAACGGCCACACCTCCCGCTTCACCTACGACGCGGCGGGCACGGTCACCCAGGAGGTCCAGCCGGTCTCCGCCACCGAGTCGATCACCACCAGCTTCGGCTACGACCAGGCGGGCCACCGCACCCGGTTCACCGACGGGCGGGGCAACTCCTGGCGCTACACCTACACCCCGTGGGGCCAGCAGGAGAAGGTGACCGAGCCGTCCACCGCGCAGTACACCTCGGCGGCGGACACCACCACCACCTACGGCTATGACGCCGACGGGCGGATGGTGAAGGCGGTCAAGCCGGGCGGCACGTCGACGTCCCTGACGTACGACAAGAACGACCGGGTGCTGACCATGGACGGCCAGGGCGCGGACGCCGCGACCGCCAGCCGCTCCTTCAGCTACGACAAGTCGGGCCGGGTCCTCACGGCCGACACCGCCGAGGCGGGCATCACGGGCAACGCCGACCACCAGTCGGCCACCCACGAGGCGTTCGGCTACGACGACCGCGGGGACCTGCTCTCCGCGTCCGGCTCCGCCGGTGCGTCGAGCTTCACCTACAACGCCGACTCGGCCCCGCTGACCCGCACCGACGCGGCCGGTACGACGACGTACGGCTACGACACCGCGGGCCGGCTGTCCACCCTGGACGACGCGGCCACCGGCAACCGGCTCACCTACACGTACGGGAAGCTCAACGAGCTCTCCCAGATCAAGTACGGCGCCACCGGCCAGACCCGCACCTTCGGCTACGACTCCGCGCACCGGCTGACCAGCGACACCCTGATGCAGGGCGCCACCGGTCTCGCCTCCGTCGGCTACGGCTACGACAAGAACGGCAACCTGACGTCCAAGGCGACGACCGGGGTGCCGGGCGCGGCCAACCACACCTACACCTACGACTGGGCCAACCGGCTCACCTCGTGGAACAACGGCTCCACGACGACCGCCTACGGCTACGACGCCTCCGGCAACCGCACCCGGGTCGGCGCGGACGTCTACACCTACGACGCCCGCGACCAGCTGACCTCGGACGGCAACCACAGCTACAGCTACTCGGCCCGGGGCACCATGACCCAGCAGGCCGGGTCGGACGGCACCGTCGCCTTCACCACCGACGCGTTCGGCGCCCAGATCACCGCGGGCACCCACGCCTACAACCTGGACGCGGCCGGGCGGAACATCACCGACACCGACTCCGCGACCCAGGGCAGCCGCACCTTCCAGTACTCGGGCGCGAGCAACACCATCGCCTCCGACGGCAACTACACCTACACCTACGACCCGTCCGGCGGCGTGGTCGGCATCGGCAACGGCTCCTCCGGGAGCGCGCTCGCCCTCACCGACCAGCACGACGACGTCATCGGCACCTTCACGGCCGGCGCGACCGCGCTCTCCGGCTCGGCGAGCTACGACCCGCTGGGCAAGGGCGTCGGGACCAACACCGTCCTCGGCCACCTCGGCTTCCAGTCCGGCTGGACCGAGCCCGGCTCGGGCGACGTGGGCACGGCCTCGCGCTGGTACAACCCGGCGACCGGCCAGTTCCGCAACAAGGACTCCATCTCGCTGAACCCGGTCCCGAACTCGGTGTCCGCGAACCCGTTCGCGTACGTCAACGACAACCCGCTCGCGGGCACGGACCAGTCCGGCAACTGCTCCTGGTACGACGTGGTGTGCGGCGCCAAGAAGGTGGTCCACAAGGCCGCCGCGGTCGTCCACCAGGTCGCGGCGCCGATCTACCACGCCGCCGTCCAGGTGGTGCACCAGGTCGTCCAGGTCGCCAAGCACGTGGCGAAGAAGGTCGTCCACACGGTCCGTGACGTGTACCGCTCCACGGTCCGCGTGGTGCGCCGGGTCTACCACTACGCCGTACGCAAGGTGAAGCGGGTCTACCACGCGGCGGTGCACGCGGTGCACACCGCCTACCACAAGGTCACCAAGACGGTGAAGCGCGTGGTCACGGCGGTGAAGAAGACCGCCAAGGCGGCCGTCCACACCGTCGCCAAGGCGGCCCGCACGGCGTACCACGCCACGGTGACGGCGGCCAAGAGCACGGCCACCTTCGTCAAGAACCACGCCGCCGCGATCACCTCGTTCGTGGTCTCCACGGCGGTCTTCATGGGCTGCGAGGCGGTCACCGCGGGCGTCGGCTCCATCGGCTGCGCGGCGGTCGCCGGAGCGGTCGGCTCCCTGGTCACCCAGGGCTTCGCCTGCGCCCAGAAGGGCGGCGACCAGTGCAGCCTCGGGGCCTTCGCGGGCTCCGCGGTGGAGGGCGCGGCATCCGGCGCGCTCGGCGGCGTCCTCGGCAAGATCGGCGGCTCCCTGCTGGCGAAGGCCGCGCCCAAGGCGATGAAGGCCGTGGGCGGTCTGTTCGGCAAGGGGGCGGCGGCGGAGGAGACCGCGGCCCGCGACGCCACGGAGACGGCGGCGTCCAGGGCCGAGGCGGAAGGGGCCGGTGGCCGCAGCGAATCCGCCGCGAGCTGCACGCGTCCGCACAGCTTCACCGGCAACACCAAGGTGCTGATGGCCAACGGGTCGACCAAGGCCATCGACAGGATCAAGGTCGGCGACACCGTCGCCAACGCGGTGCCGGGGGCTTCCGCCACCGAGTCGCACAAGGTCACCGCGGTGATCGTCACCAAGACGGACCACGACTTCGTGGACGTCACGGTGAAGGCGGCGAAGCGCGGCGCGACGGTCAAGAAGGCGGTCCGCAGGGCGGCGCTGGGCCTCGCGGCCTCGGCGGCGGTCCTCGGCGCGCTGACGGCGGCCCCGCAGAAGGCACAGGCGGCGGAGGTGACCGCCAAGGGCGACCACCTCACCACCACGTTCCACCACCCGTTCTACGACGCCACGCAGTCGGCGTTCGTGGAGGCGAAGGACCTCCACGAGGGCGACACCCTCCAGACCCCGACCGGCACGGCCGAGGTCACGGGCGTCCGCCTGTACCACGCGAACACGACGACGTACGACCTGACGATCGGGTCGCTGCACACGTACTTCGTGGAGGCGGGGGACACGCCGGTTCTCGTCCACAACTGCAACATCGGGCAGGACGAGGCCCACGGCATCATCGACAAGATCACCGACCCGCTGAAGGCGCACCGGCAGAAGGTCCTCGCCGATGCGGCCAAGCACGGTGTGGAGCCGCCGACCACCGTCTCCATCGCCTTCGACCGGGCAGCCGGCGAGGGCAGCGAGATCACGGGCGTCGGCTTCCGCGGCGAGGCGGCCACCATGGGTGGCCGGCACGGTCTCGACCACGAGATCACCGAGCACATGCCGAAGTCGTCCCTGGAGCCGTGGCCCGACGTGGAGGGCTGCGCGGAGATCGGAGCCTGTACGGGAGCGTTCGACGCCGGTGCGTCGGCACGTCCGAACCTGGCGTTCCTGACCGTCAACACGAAGACGGGTGCGCCGATGCCGTTCTGCAAGAATTGCGCGGCGACGTTCCACGATGCCGTGGACCTGTTCAAGCACTTGAGGCCGGGCGATGCATTCTGA